A genomic segment from Myxococcota bacterium encodes:
- a CDS encoding TIGR00366 family protein: MAVLASLRRAGARLSDWTERWVPDAWVLCLALTALVLALATTAGGASPHEALVAWGDGVWSLLALAMQFTIAFVAAAGVATSRPAFRALDALAALPDPERPRQAIALAGVFSIATGLVNGAVCTVASALLVPFVARRNPKVDVRVLIVAAYLGLGTVWHGGLSGTAPLILATPHNPLLEPATGAPVVDRLYPVTETLGNAWNALYLAGVSLVALAAVVLLHPDRGARTLTREQVDAILPEPPPRAPRAATPAARLDAFPGFNALAALLLLYPLGARIAERGFGASWTIDAYNTVFLSLALVLHVRPLAFVRGCLRGLEPAYGLVLQFPFYGGIFGVLVGTGTGAWLAAQFVRIAERDTYALLVYLYSGLVNLVVPSAGSKFLIEAPYLIPVGNEIGVSTVTTLLAYAYGDSTTNLIQPMWALPLLAVTRTRFGEVVGYAFLVALACLAASAVWMLWMPTNL, encoded by the coding sequence GTGGCCGTCCTCGCCTCGCTGCGCCGCGCGGGTGCGCGCCTCTCCGACTGGACCGAGCGCTGGGTGCCCGACGCGTGGGTGCTGTGTCTCGCGCTCACCGCGCTCGTGCTCGCGCTCGCCACGACGGCGGGCGGCGCGTCGCCGCACGAGGCGCTCGTCGCGTGGGGCGACGGCGTGTGGTCGCTGCTCGCGCTCGCGATGCAGTTCACGATCGCGTTCGTCGCCGCGGCCGGCGTCGCGACGTCGCGGCCGGCCTTCCGCGCGCTCGACGCGCTCGCCGCGCTCCCGGACCCCGAGCGGCCGCGCCAGGCGATCGCGCTCGCGGGCGTGTTCTCGATCGCGACGGGGCTCGTGAACGGCGCCGTGTGCACGGTGGCGAGCGCGCTGCTCGTGCCCTTCGTCGCGCGGCGCAATCCGAAGGTCGACGTGCGCGTGCTGATCGTCGCGGCCTATCTCGGGCTCGGCACGGTGTGGCACGGGGGCCTCTCGGGCACCGCGCCGCTCATCCTCGCGACGCCGCACAACCCGCTGCTCGAGCCCGCGACCGGCGCCCCCGTCGTCGACCGCCTCTACCCGGTGACGGAGACGCTCGGCAACGCGTGGAACGCGCTCTACCTCGCGGGCGTGTCGCTCGTCGCGCTCGCCGCCGTCGTGCTGCTGCACCCCGACCGCGGCGCGCGCACGCTCACGCGCGAGCAGGTCGACGCGATCCTGCCCGAGCCGCCGCCGCGCGCGCCCCGCGCCGCGACGCCCGCCGCGCGGCTCGACGCGTTCCCCGGCTTCAACGCGCTCGCCGCGCTGCTCCTCCTCTACCCGCTCGGCGCGCGCATCGCCGAGCGCGGCTTCGGCGCGAGCTGGACGATCGACGCCTACAACACGGTCTTCCTGTCGCTCGCGCTCGTGCTGCACGTGCGGCCGCTCGCCTTCGTGCGCGGCTGCCTGCGCGGGCTCGAGCCCGCCTACGGGCTCGTGCTCCAGTTCCCGTTCTACGGAGGCATCTTCGGCGTGCTCGTCGGGACGGGCACGGGCGCGTGGCTCGCCGCGCAGTTCGTGCGCATCGCCGAGCGCGACACGTATGCACTGCTCGTCTATCTCTACTCCGGACTGGTCAATCTGGTCGTGCCGTCGGCGGGCTCGAAGTTCCTGATCGAGGCGCCCTATCTGATTCCCGTCGGCAACGAGATCGGCGTCTCGACGGTGACGACGCTGCTCGCCTACGCCTACGGCGACTCGACGACGAACCTGATCCAACCGATGTGGGCGCTACCCTTGCTCGCCGTCACGCGCACGCGCTTCGGCGAGGTCGTCGGCTACGCCTTCCTCGTCGCGCTCGCGTGCCTCGCGGCGAGCGCCGTGTGGATGCTGTGGATGCCGACGAACCTGTGA
- a CDS encoding DUF1929 domain-containing protein, whose product MLPSVAALALAAPAPAATFQDFDTPGSAYVLSQDHQPPAAQILAGGPTGHFLRLAVAQTANANSIGFDLTDQGVACTATIDFDFRITKPVTGTSGHGIAVDLLDTAQWGPSGAKGCHEDCNLAGALMFGFDTYQGPFATGDPNDNHVSVHYGGSTVAQIDATPAVDLDSGAWLHAQMRVDFANAEVSVDLGPSGGAATTVIDHLAVPGLAPFESRLNMMARSNNQIADHDVDNLSVTYGGSCPAVLGQWGAVQSWPIIAIHSVVMPNGKVMIFDGDAEKEGGVDNRPYLFDPETGTVSLAAPPDMLSTVSMFCGGFSGLEDGRVLISGGMNQLPGVGPPDTQIYDPANDTFTAGPFMNAGRWYPTLATLPNGDIAILGGGISGTGVNTLPQVFETATGTLRDLTTALKGLELYPLIHLAPDGRIFHAGPEFVTNWLDPAGTGAWTFAALTVFPQRRLAGSSIVLEDGRVMNIGGGDPPTGTTETFDWNAPSPTWQSAAPMHYKRRHLDAVLLPDGTVLALGGTGSAGFNDVTDATRSPELYDPATDTWRILGAHSEVRLYHSSTVLLPDGRILAAGGGRPHGGSVDYYHFSAEIYEPPYLFQGPRPTITSAPDRVNYGTGFHVATPDAGQIAKVTMMRLGLATHSTNQGQRIVSLPFTATGGGLDLTAPSSNTVAPPGYWMLFLVDQNGSVSESAMVQLTSQRVPATPPVALVAIALGLVALAAPWLGRRLAKAGAR is encoded by the coding sequence ATGCTGCCCTCGGTCGCCGCACTCGCCCTCGCCGCGCCCGCACCCGCCGCCACCTTCCAGGACTTCGACACGCCGGGCTCGGCGTACGTGCTGTCGCAGGACCACCAGCCGCCGGCCGCGCAGATCCTCGCCGGCGGACCGACCGGCCACTTCCTCCGCCTCGCCGTCGCGCAGACCGCCAACGCGAACTCGATCGGCTTCGACCTGACCGACCAGGGCGTCGCGTGCACGGCGACGATCGACTTCGACTTCCGCATCACGAAGCCCGTGACCGGCACGTCCGGGCACGGCATCGCGGTCGACCTGCTCGACACGGCGCAGTGGGGGCCGAGCGGCGCGAAGGGATGCCACGAGGACTGCAACCTCGCCGGCGCGCTGATGTTCGGCTTCGACACCTATCAAGGCCCGTTCGCGACGGGCGACCCGAACGACAACCACGTCTCGGTGCACTACGGCGGGTCGACCGTCGCGCAGATCGACGCGACGCCGGCCGTCGACCTCGATTCCGGCGCCTGGCTCCACGCGCAGATGCGCGTCGACTTCGCGAACGCGGAAGTGAGCGTCGACCTCGGGCCCTCGGGCGGCGCCGCGACGACGGTGATCGACCACCTCGCCGTCCCCGGCCTCGCGCCGTTCGAGTCGCGCCTCAACATGATGGCGCGCAGCAACAACCAGATCGCCGACCACGACGTCGACAACCTCTCGGTGACGTACGGCGGGAGCTGCCCGGCCGTGCTCGGCCAGTGGGGCGCCGTGCAGAGCTGGCCGATCATCGCCATCCACTCGGTCGTGATGCCGAACGGCAAGGTGATGATCTTCGACGGCGACGCGGAGAAGGAGGGCGGCGTCGACAACCGGCCCTACCTCTTCGACCCCGAGACCGGAACCGTCTCGCTCGCCGCGCCGCCCGACATGCTGTCGACCGTCTCGATGTTCTGCGGCGGGTTCTCGGGGCTCGAGGACGGCCGCGTGCTGATCTCGGGCGGCATGAACCAGCTGCCCGGCGTCGGTCCGCCCGACACGCAGATCTACGACCCCGCGAACGACACGTTCACCGCGGGGCCGTTCATGAACGCGGGCCGCTGGTACCCGACGCTCGCCACGCTCCCGAACGGCGACATCGCGATCCTCGGCGGCGGCATCAGCGGCACGGGCGTGAACACGCTGCCGCAGGTCTTCGAGACCGCGACCGGCACGCTGCGCGACCTCACGACCGCGCTCAAGGGCCTCGAGCTCTACCCGCTGATCCACCTCGCACCCGACGGGCGCATCTTCCACGCCGGCCCCGAGTTCGTGACGAACTGGCTCGACCCGGCCGGTACGGGCGCGTGGACGTTCGCTGCGCTCACCGTCTTCCCGCAGCGCCGGCTCGCGGGCTCGAGCATCGTGCTCGAGGACGGGCGCGTCATGAACATCGGCGGCGGCGACCCGCCGACCGGGACGACCGAGACGTTCGACTGGAACGCGCCCTCGCCGACGTGGCAGTCGGCGGCGCCCATGCACTACAAGCGGCGGCACCTCGACGCGGTGCTGCTGCCCGACGGCACGGTGCTCGCGCTCGGCGGCACGGGCTCGGCGGGCTTCAACGACGTCACCGATGCGACGCGCTCGCCCGAGCTCTACGACCCCGCGACCGACACGTGGCGCATCCTCGGCGCGCACTCCGAAGTGCGCCTCTACCACTCGTCGACCGTGCTGCTGCCCGACGGCCGCATCCTCGCCGCGGGCGGCGGGCGCCCGCACGGCGGCAGCGTCGACTACTACCACTTCTCGGCCGAGATCTACGAGCCGCCCTATCTCTTCCAGGGGCCGCGCCCGACCATCACGAGCGCGCCCGACCGCGTGAACTACGGCACGGGCTTCCACGTCGCGACGCCCGACGCCGGCCAGATCGCGAAGGTCACGATGATGCGGCTCGGCCTCGCGACGCACAGCACGAACCAGGGCCAGCGCATCGTGTCGCTGCCGTTCACGGCGACGGGCGGCGGCCTCGACCTGACCGCGCCGTCCTCGAACACGGTCGCGCCGCCCGGCTACTGGATGCTCTTCCTCGTCGACCAGAACGGCTCGGTCTCCGAGAGCGCGATGGTGCAGCTCACCTCGCAGCGCGTCCCCGCGACGCCGCCCGTCGCGCTCGTCGCGATCGCCCTCGGCCTCGTCGCACTCGCCGCGCCGTGGCTCGGCCGCCGGCTCGCGAAGGCGGGCGCTCGCTAG
- a CDS encoding cytochrome C: MTRARGRRARSAARRAPHAAAALAASVVALALAPAPARADLEDDYLLQCAGCHGADGAGVPGKVPSLRGLGALLERPGGREYLVRVPGVAQAALPDERLAALLGFVLERFAGARPAPPYGADEVGRLRALPLRDPERARAEIVARP; the protein is encoded by the coding sequence ATGACGCGCGCGCGCGGCCGGCGCGCGCGCAGTGCGGCGCGGCGCGCCCCGCACGCCGCCGCGGCGCTCGCCGCCTCGGTGGTCGCGCTCGCCCTCGCTCCGGCGCCCGCGCGCGCCGACCTCGAGGACGACTACCTGCTGCAGTGCGCGGGCTGCCACGGCGCGGACGGCGCGGGCGTGCCCGGCAAGGTGCCGTCGCTGCGCGGGCTCGGCGCGCTGCTCGAGCGGCCGGGCGGCCGCGAGTATCTCGTGCGCGTGCCGGGCGTGGCCCAGGCCGCGCTTCCCGACGAGCGGCTCGCGGCGCTGCTCGGCTTCGTGCTCGAGCGCTTCGCGGGCGCGCGGCCCGCGCCCCCGTACGGCGCCGACGAGGTCGGTCGGCTGCGCGCGCTCCCGCTGCGCGACCCCGAGCGCGCGCGCGCGGAGATCGTGGCCCGGCCGTGA
- a CDS encoding methylamine dehydrogenase light chain: MARALARATGRRHFLARAGRALLAGVGVASLPLLPVARGARAEARDGAPTAPDAPPPDTAIDGPEGDPKRCEYWRHCAIDGFACSCCGGSADACPPGSEMSPVTWIGTCRNPADGQHYVISYNDCCGKGFCGRCMCNRNEGDRPDYHWVRANDINWCAGAESQAYHCSVAIVVKRADGPQPER; encoded by the coding sequence ATGGCGCGCGCGCTCGCGCGCGCGACCGGACGGCGGCACTTCCTCGCGCGCGCGGGCCGCGCGCTGCTCGCCGGGGTCGGCGTCGCGAGCCTCCCACTGCTGCCGGTCGCGCGCGGCGCGCGCGCCGAGGCGCGAGACGGAGCGCCGACCGCGCCGGACGCGCCGCCGCCCGACACCGCGATCGACGGGCCCGAGGGCGACCCGAAGCGCTGCGAGTACTGGCGGCACTGCGCGATCGACGGCTTCGCGTGCTCGTGCTGCGGCGGGAGCGCCGACGCGTGCCCGCCCGGGAGCGAGATGAGTCCGGTCACGTGGATCGGCACGTGCCGCAACCCGGCCGACGGCCAGCACTACGTGATCTCGTACAACGACTGCTGCGGGAAGGGCTTCTGCGGGCGCTGCATGTGCAACCGCAACGAGGGCGACCGGCCCGACTACCACTGGGTGCGCGCGAACGACATCAACTGGTGCGCGGGCGCGGAGTCGCAGGCCTATCACTGCTCGGTGGCGATCGTCGTGAAGCGCGCCGACGGCCCGCAGCCCGAGCGATGA
- a CDS encoding MauE/DoxX family redox-associated membrane protein: protein MSALAALDAVARDPATALVARLALALLFASAALHKARGPRAFAATVRDYRVLPAAAAAPAALAIAALEAAVAAGLTAAAGLAIAGSEPGGASAPFAHGGASVPLAHAGTSVPLAHAGTSILLAHTGALGLLGAYSAAIAANLARGRRDVDCGCLGPGRRQPIAPWMLARNAALALAAAWPWLAPSSAPRALGALDAATVAFALAALALLWTGAHAVAALPAAARARDARSGRVPHTAEVAP from the coding sequence GTGAGCGCGCTCGCGGCGCTCGACGCCGTCGCCCGCGACCCGGCGACCGCGCTCGTCGCGCGGCTCGCCCTCGCGCTGCTCTTCGCGAGCGCGGCGCTGCACAAGGCGCGGGGCCCGCGCGCGTTCGCCGCGACGGTGCGCGACTACCGCGTCCTTCCCGCGGCGGCTGCGGCACCCGCCGCGCTCGCGATCGCCGCGCTCGAGGCGGCCGTGGCCGCCGGGCTGACGGCCGCCGCGGGGCTCGCGATCGCGGGAAGCGAGCCCGGCGGCGCGAGCGCGCCGTTCGCGCACGGGGGCGCGTCCGTTCCGCTCGCGCACGCGGGCACGTCCGTTCCGCTCGCGCACGCGGGCACCTCCATTCTGCTCGCGCACACAGGCGCGCTCGGGCTGCTCGGCGCGTACTCGGCCGCGATCGCCGCGAACCTCGCGCGCGGCCGGCGCGACGTCGACTGCGGCTGCCTCGGCCCGGGGCGGCGCCAGCCGATCGCGCCGTGGATGCTCGCGCGCAACGCCGCGCTCGCGCTCGCGGCCGCGTGGCCCTGGCTCGCGCCGTCGAGCGCACCGCGCGCGCTCGGCGCGCTCGACGCGGCGACCGTCGCGTTCGCGCTCGCCGCGCTCGCGCTCCTCTGGACGGGAGCCCACGCGGTCGCGGCCCTGCCCGCGGCCGCGCGCGCGCGCGACGCGCGAAGCGGCCGCGTCCCTCACACGGCGGAGGTCGCGCCATGA
- a CDS encoding rhodanese-like domain-containing protein, with product MARASAGRSVAGAAIAMLGGAACAEHIGRGELLARIDAGTAPAIVDVRSAGEYAESHVPGAVHVPFYALLADADRVPEGASPGEPVVVYCEHGPRAGIARAQLWLALDRPVLFLDGHMTAWKQDGLRVERGAEE from the coding sequence ATGGCACGGGCGAGCGCGGGGCGATCGGTCGCGGGGGCGGCGATCGCGATGCTAGGCGGGGCCGCCTGCGCGGAGCACATCGGTCGCGGCGAGCTGCTGGCGCGCATCGACGCCGGGACGGCGCCCGCGATCGTCGACGTCCGCTCGGCGGGCGAGTACGCGGAGTCGCACGTCCCCGGCGCCGTGCACGTCCCGTTCTACGCGCTGCTCGCCGACGCGGATCGCGTGCCCGAGGGCGCGTCGCCGGGCGAGCCCGTCGTCGTGTACTGCGAGCACGGGCCCCGGGCCGGGATCGCTCGCGCCCAGCTGTGGCTCGCGCTCGACCGTCCCGTGCTCTTCCTCGACGGGCACATGACGGCCTGGAAGCAGGACGGGCTGCGCGTCGAGCGCGGCGCCGAGGAGTGA
- a CDS encoding peroxiredoxin has translation MAIEEGKKAPAFKLTDQDGNVHKLSDYAGSDVVLYFYPRDDTPGCTKEACGFRDLYKKLEKRGVAVLGVSPDGAAAHTKFIEKYRLPFTLLSDPDKAVMTKYGAFGEKMMYGKKTMGVIRSTVWIGPDGKVVKHWARVPKADQHPAKVLEAIEARG, from the coding sequence ATGGCGATCGAAGAGGGGAAGAAGGCGCCGGCCTTCAAGCTCACCGACCAGGACGGCAACGTGCACAAGCTCTCGGACTACGCCGGGAGCGACGTCGTCCTCTACTTCTACCCGCGCGACGACACGCCGGGCTGCACGAAGGAGGCCTGCGGCTTCCGCGACCTCTACAAGAAGCTCGAGAAGCGCGGCGTCGCGGTGCTCGGCGTCTCGCCCGACGGCGCGGCCGCGCACACGAAGTTCATCGAGAAGTACCGCCTGCCGTTCACGCTGCTCTCCGACCCGGACAAGGCCGTGATGACGAAGTACGGCGCGTTCGGCGAGAAGATGATGTACGGCAAGAAGACGATGGGCGTCATCCGCAGCACGGTGTGGATCGGGCCCGACGGCAAGGTCGTGAAGCACTGGGCCCGCGTGCCGAAGGCCGACCAGCACCCGGCGAAGGTGCTCGAGGCGATCGAGGCGCGAGGCTAG
- a CDS encoding phosphotransferase family protein: MADPPDDALAFRTALAAWLAPRVEAAGPVDVDAVRKPPGGMSSETTLATARFRDARGEARELALAVRAAPREEGPFPEYDLRLQHDAMRALAAHTRAPVPDVLWLEEDASVLGTPFLVMRAIDCWAPLDRPSYQAEGLYVQMTPDERRSAWRAAIEALVPVHAADWRALGIARLPGGRQGEDAATAALAYWRRYVDGWIKRDPSEREPVLDAALAWLERERPRDARLALAWGDAKLGNVLFAPDGSAVRALVDWEMCGVGAPEADLASLHFSDLRAQDEAGGAAREGTPSEAELVALYEAAGGAPVRHLHYWSVFSAFWRGAVQVKVMKRLRAQGVELPDALFDQSFPFRRLRALLGDALD; this comes from the coding sequence GTGGCCGACCCCCCGGACGACGCGCTCGCCTTCCGCACCGCCCTCGCCGCCTGGCTCGCGCCGCGCGTCGAGGCCGCCGGGCCGGTCGACGTCGACGCGGTGCGCAAGCCGCCGGGCGGCATGTCGAGCGAGACCACGCTCGCGACGGCGCGCTTCCGCGACGCGCGCGGCGAGGCGCGCGAGCTCGCGCTCGCCGTGCGCGCCGCGCCGCGCGAGGAGGGCCCCTTCCCCGAGTACGACCTGCGGCTCCAGCACGACGCGATGCGCGCGCTCGCCGCGCACACGCGCGCGCCCGTGCCCGACGTGCTCTGGCTCGAGGAGGACGCGTCCGTGCTCGGCACGCCCTTCCTCGTGATGCGCGCGATCGACTGCTGGGCGCCGCTCGACCGCCCGTCCTACCAGGCGGAAGGCCTCTACGTGCAGATGACGCCCGACGAGCGGCGCAGCGCGTGGCGCGCGGCGATCGAGGCACTCGTGCCCGTGCACGCGGCCGACTGGCGCGCGCTCGGCATCGCGCGGCTCCCGGGCGGGCGGCAAGGCGAGGACGCGGCGACCGCCGCGCTCGCCTACTGGCGTCGTTATGTCGACGGCTGGATCAAGCGCGACCCCTCCGAGCGCGAGCCCGTGCTCGACGCGGCGCTCGCGTGGCTCGAGCGCGAGCGCCCGCGCGACGCGCGCCTCGCGCTCGCGTGGGGCGACGCCAAGCTCGGCAACGTCCTCTTCGCGCCCGACGGCAGCGCCGTGCGCGCGCTCGTCGACTGGGAGATGTGCGGCGTCGGCGCGCCCGAGGCCGACCTCGCGTCGCTCCACTTCTCCGACCTGCGCGCGCAGGACGAGGCGGGCGGCGCGGCGCGCGAGGGCACGCCGTCCGAGGCCGAGCTCGTCGCGCTCTACGAGGCGGCGGGCGGCGCGCCGGTGCGGCACCTGCACTACTGGTCCGTGTTCTCCGCGTTCTGGCGCGGCGCCGTGCAGGTCAAGGTGATGAAGCGGCTGCGCGCGCAGGGCGTGGAGCTGCCCGACGCGCTCTTCGACCAGAGCTTCCCGTTCCGCCGGCTGCGCGCGCTGCTCGGCGATGCGCTCGACTGA
- a CDS encoding amine dehydrogenase large subunit yields the protein MPTAHAPRASLPALGAALAIGLLVAPLAARADARAPRSLVAPALGAHHVWVTDTLFGHAQVFDGDTGEAVATIDTGMTLSPKPPHHARSRSELYSVEIAYARFRRGERTDYVTIHDDRTYEVKGEVVLPTRTSESATSLGYSALLDDERFLATFNQLPVASVSITDMEARAFVGAIPIAGCAGIYPLGARRFASLCADGTLLEVALDDAGRVQRRASTPRFFDAVEDPVMMAGGRAGARWVFVTFAGVVHEVDFAGDAPALASWSLLDDADRAQGWRPGGKQNVALHAASGRLYAIVHRGGTGSHKEAGPEVWAFDLASHARVARIAMPNFAAAFLATTLQVERGGVVGWLLDALLPGGGAHSIAVTQDDAPLLFARNEQLGAVAVLDARTGDFVRWIDEVGITGNRLEVER from the coding sequence ATGCCGACCGCCCACGCCCCGCGCGCGTCGCTCCCGGCACTCGGGGCCGCGCTCGCGATCGGCCTCCTCGTCGCACCGCTCGCCGCGCGCGCCGATGCGCGCGCGCCGCGCTCGCTCGTCGCGCCCGCGCTCGGCGCGCACCACGTCTGGGTGACCGACACGCTCTTCGGGCACGCGCAGGTCTTCGACGGCGACACGGGCGAGGCGGTCGCGACGATCGACACGGGCATGACGCTCTCGCCGAAGCCCCCGCACCACGCGCGTTCGCGGAGCGAGCTCTACTCGGTCGAGATCGCCTACGCGCGCTTCCGCCGCGGCGAGCGCACCGACTACGTCACCATCCACGACGACCGCACCTACGAGGTGAAGGGCGAGGTCGTGCTGCCGACGCGCACGTCCGAGAGCGCGACGTCGCTCGGCTACTCGGCGCTGCTCGACGACGAACGCTTCCTCGCCACGTTCAACCAGCTCCCCGTCGCGAGCGTGTCGATCACCGACATGGAGGCGCGCGCCTTCGTCGGCGCGATCCCGATCGCGGGGTGCGCGGGCATCTACCCGCTCGGCGCGCGTCGCTTCGCGTCGCTCTGCGCGGACGGCACGCTGCTCGAGGTCGCCCTCGACGACGCGGGGCGCGTGCAGCGCCGCGCGTCGACGCCGCGCTTCTTCGACGCCGTCGAGGACCCGGTGATGATGGCCGGCGGGCGCGCCGGCGCGCGCTGGGTGTTCGTGACGTTCGCCGGCGTCGTGCACGAGGTCGACTTCGCGGGCGACGCGCCCGCGCTCGCCAGCTGGTCGCTGCTCGACGACGCCGATCGCGCGCAGGGCTGGCGGCCGGGCGGCAAGCAGAACGTCGCGCTGCACGCGGCCTCGGGGCGCCTCTACGCGATCGTGCACCGCGGCGGGACGGGGTCGCACAAGGAGGCGGGGCCCGAGGTCTGGGCGTTCGACCTCGCGTCGCACGCGCGCGTCGCGCGCATCGCGATGCCGAACTTCGCGGCGGCCTTCCTCGCGACGACGCTGCAGGTCGAGCGCGGCGGCGTCGTCGGCTGGCTGCTCGACGCGCTGCTGCCCGGCGGCGGCGCGCACTCGATCGCCGTCACGCAGGACGACGCGCCGCTGCTCTTCGCGCGCAACGAGCAGCTCGGGGCCGTCGCCGTGCTCGACGCGCGCACCGGCGACTTCGTGCGCTGGATCGACGAGGTCGGGATCACGGGCAACCGGCTCGAGGTGGAGCGGTGA
- a CDS encoding class I adenylate-forming enzyme family protein translates to MSAGAPSIYAALRQAWSELTAPGAPFEVEVARVRGIPLRTYARAPRTLVDVWSAAGAHGDADYLVYEGDRWTYAQAQRDAAALAGWLAAHGAGPGARVAIAMRNYPEWVLGYWATLATGASVVGMNAWWTTAEMDYALGDAAPVVLVCDEERLERFRATERARAGDAPRVVAVRVAPNESEDATPFAETLAHAPLASIPAIDPDDDACIFYTSGTTGHPKGARLTHRSCVANLWSIAFWNAAQRRVAELRAGADARAGAGAAAAKAGGAPAARPRTVSLVATPLFHVTANNCVLHPATASGAKVVLMYKWDAGRALALVEAERVTALSGVPTMTRELLAHPDAARRDLSSLLVLGGGGSALQPDLVDKIEKSAAKRRPNTGYGLTETSGIITTSMGDFLVAKPASVGPAMPCFETRCVAEDGRVVGPGELGELEVRGAQVVAGYLNRPEATAEAIVDGWFKTGDVAFVDADGFVTIADRKKDMVLRGGENVYCAEVEYAIFDHPDVVECAVFGVPDERLGEEVGAAVVVRKGAALTADAVRAHCAERIAAYKVPRFVWLLDAPLPRNATGKFLKRELRERLAPGDAR, encoded by the coding sequence GTGAGCGCGGGCGCGCCGTCGATCTACGCCGCCCTCCGCCAGGCCTGGTCCGAGCTGACCGCGCCCGGTGCGCCGTTCGAGGTCGAGGTCGCGCGCGTGCGCGGCATCCCTCTCCGCACCTACGCGCGCGCGCCGCGCACGCTCGTCGACGTGTGGAGCGCGGCGGGTGCGCACGGCGACGCGGACTATCTCGTGTACGAGGGCGATCGCTGGACGTACGCGCAGGCGCAGCGCGACGCGGCGGCGCTCGCGGGCTGGCTCGCGGCGCACGGCGCCGGGCCCGGCGCGCGCGTCGCGATCGCGATGCGCAACTACCCGGAGTGGGTGCTCGGCTACTGGGCGACGCTCGCGACGGGCGCGTCGGTCGTCGGGATGAACGCGTGGTGGACGACGGCCGAGATGGACTACGCGCTCGGCGATGCGGCGCCCGTCGTGCTCGTGTGCGACGAAGAGCGGCTCGAGCGCTTCCGCGCGACCGAGCGCGCGAGAGCGGGAGATGCGCCGCGCGTCGTCGCGGTGCGGGTTGCGCCGAACGAGAGCGAAGACGCCACGCCGTTCGCCGAGACCCTCGCGCACGCGCCGCTCGCCTCGATCCCCGCGATCGACCCCGACGACGATGCCTGCATCTTCTACACGTCGGGCACGACGGGCCATCCGAAGGGCGCCCGGCTCACGCACCGCAGCTGTGTCGCGAACCTGTGGAGCATCGCGTTCTGGAACGCCGCGCAGCGGCGCGTCGCCGAGCTTCGCGCGGGTGCGGATGCGCGCGCCGGTGCGGGAGCCGCCGCGGCGAAGGCGGGCGGCGCGCCGGCGGCGCGGCCGCGCACCGTCTCGCTCGTCGCGACGCCGCTCTTCCACGTGACGGCGAACAACTGCGTGCTGCACCCGGCGACGGCGTCGGGCGCGAAGGTCGTGCTCATGTACAAGTGGGATGCGGGGCGCGCGCTCGCGCTCGTCGAGGCCGAGCGCGTGACGGCGCTCTCGGGCGTGCCGACGATGACGCGCGAGCTGCTCGCGCACCCCGACGCCGCGCGGCGCGACCTCTCGAGCCTGCTCGTGCTCGGCGGCGGCGGCTCGGCCCTGCAGCCCGACCTCGTCGACAAGATCGAGAAGAGCGCCGCGAAGCGGCGGCCCAACACGGGCTACGGGCTCACCGAGACGAGCGGCATCATCACGACGAGCATGGGCGACTTCCTCGTCGCCAAGCCCGCGAGCGTGGGGCCCGCGATGCCGTGCTTCGAGACGCGCTGCGTGGCGGAGGACGGCCGCGTCGTCGGGCCGGGCGAGCTCGGCGAGCTCGAGGTGCGCGGCGCGCAGGTGGTCGCGGGCTACCTGAACCGCCCCGAAGCCACGGCGGAGGCGATCGTCGACGGCTGGTTCAAGACGGGCGACGTCGCGTTCGTCGACGCCGACGGCTTCGTCACGATCGCCGATCGCAAGAAGGACATGGTGCTGCGCGGCGGCGAGAACGTGTACTGCGCCGAGGTCGAGTACGCGATCTTCGACCATCCGGACGTCGTCGAGTGCGCGGTCTTCGGCGTGCCGGACGAGCGGCTCGGCGAGGAGGTGGGCGCCGCGGTCGTCGTGCGGAAGGGCGCCGCGCTCACGGCCGACGCGGTGCGCGCGCACTGCGCGGAGCGCATCGCGGCCTACAAGGTGCCGCGCTTCGTGTGGCTGCTCGATGCGCCGCTGCCGCGCAACGCGACGGGCAAGTTCCTGAAGCGCGAGCTGCGCGAGCGGCTCGCGCCGGGCGATGCGCGCTAG